In Streptomyces dangxiongensis, one DNA window encodes the following:
- a CDS encoding proline iminopeptidase-family hydrolase: MSPEASAKGTVPFGEYRTWYRVTGGLGAGRPAVVAVHGGPGSTHDYLLPLARLADDGWPVVHYDQLGNGGSTHLPGKGPEFWTVELFEDELSNLVQRLGIADDYVLFGQSWGGPLCARHAMTAPPGLRGLVIANAPASYPMWLKEMARLRAELPSDVEETLLRHEAAGTYDSEEYLAAMRVFYDRHVCRLTPWPRDFLSSFMEIYNDPTVYYAMNGPNEFHVIGSLKNWSIVGELHRIRTPTLLISGRHDEATPAVVQPYHDEIPGARWEIFEESSHLPHLEEPERFFAVMTDFLKSL; the protein is encoded by the coding sequence GTGTCCCCGGAAGCCAGCGCGAAGGGCACCGTCCCCTTCGGGGAGTACCGGACCTGGTACCGGGTGACCGGTGGGCTCGGCGCGGGACGGCCGGCGGTCGTCGCCGTGCACGGCGGGCCCGGCAGCACCCACGACTACCTGCTGCCGCTCGCCCGCCTCGCCGACGACGGATGGCCCGTCGTCCACTACGACCAGCTCGGCAACGGCGGCTCCACCCATCTGCCCGGCAAGGGGCCCGAGTTCTGGACGGTCGAGCTCTTCGAGGACGAACTGTCCAACCTCGTCCAGCGTCTGGGGATAGCCGACGACTACGTGCTGTTCGGCCAGTCCTGGGGCGGCCCCCTGTGCGCCCGGCACGCCATGACCGCCCCGCCCGGTCTGCGCGGACTGGTGATCGCCAACGCGCCCGCCTCGTACCCGATGTGGCTGAAGGAGATGGCCCGGCTGCGCGCCGAACTGCCGTCGGACGTGGAGGAGACCCTGCTGCGGCACGAGGCGGCCGGCACGTACGACAGCGAGGAGTACCTGGCCGCCATGCGGGTCTTCTACGACCGTCATGTGTGCCGCCTGACGCCCTGGCCCCGGGACTTCCTGTCCTCCTTCATGGAGATCTACAACGATCCGACCGTCTACTACGCGATGAACGGACCCAACGAGTTCCATGTCATCGGCTCCCTGAAGAACTGGTCGATCGTCGGCGAGCTGCACCGGATCCGCACCCCCACCCTGCTGATCAGCGGCCGCCACGACGAGGCCACCCCGGCCGTCGTCCAGCCGTACCACGACGAGATCCCCGGAGCGCGCTGGGAGATCTTCGAGGAGTCCAGCCACCTTCCGCACCTGGAGGAACCGGAGCGGTTCTTCGCGGTGATGACCGACTTCCTCAAGAGCCTGTGA
- a CDS encoding ACP S-malonyltransferase — protein sequence MAHDTALVFPGMGPVPFAEVGRFMVANPIARELVAVADDALGYSLVDAFRTSPGDYSEAAQVAFFVNCLACAHWARDHLGVEPDIVAGPSFGEKAALAYTGALELPDAVRLTAEIARCLEEYFATEHRDIVTLSFVRAPRDALDAVLAELAEAGEWHEISCHLDDGFYMVSLSEHRVAWMEERLRAIGSLPLYTMRPPMHASAFRSLRDKAAREVLSRYSFADPELPVVADQDGRLLHTGEELRTMLLDGFDHPMNWPSVTRALKDAGARRLCVAGPDSLFGRVPCTTRHFDVVAAQPRLAMTPRRRTRAA from the coding sequence ATGGCACACGACACCGCGCTGGTCTTTCCCGGCATGGGACCCGTTCCGTTCGCCGAGGTGGGCAGGTTCATGGTGGCCAACCCCATCGCCCGGGAGCTGGTCGCCGTCGCCGACGACGCCCTCGGCTACTCGCTCGTGGACGCCTTCCGGACCTCCCCGGGTGACTACTCGGAGGCCGCCCAGGTCGCCTTCTTCGTCAACTGCCTGGCCTGCGCCCACTGGGCCCGGGACCACCTCGGCGTGGAACCGGACATCGTCGCCGGACCCAGTTTCGGCGAGAAGGCCGCCCTCGCCTACACCGGCGCCCTGGAACTGCCCGACGCCGTCCGGCTGACCGCCGAGATCGCCCGTTGCCTGGAGGAGTACTTCGCCACGGAGCACCGGGACATCGTCACCCTGTCCTTCGTCCGCGCCCCGCGCGACGCCCTCGACGCGGTCCTCGCCGAGCTGGCCGAAGCGGGGGAGTGGCACGAGATCTCCTGCCACCTCGACGACGGCTTCTACATGGTCTCCCTCTCCGAGCACCGCGTGGCCTGGATGGAGGAGCGGCTGCGCGCCATCGGCAGCCTCCCGCTGTACACCATGCGGCCCCCCATGCACGCCTCGGCGTTCCGGTCGCTGCGCGACAAGGCCGCCCGCGAGGTGCTGTCCCGCTACTCCTTCGCCGACCCCGAGCTGCCCGTCGTCGCCGACCAGGACGGCCGGCTGCTGCACACGGGCGAGGAACTGCGCACCATGCTGCTCGACGGCTTCGACCACCCGATGAACTGGCCCAGCGTCACCCGGGCCCTGAAGGACGCCGGCGCCCGCCGCCTGTGCGTCGCCGGACCCGACAGCCTCTTCGGCAGGGTGCCCTGCACCACCCGCCACTTCGACGTCGTCGCCGCGCAGCCGCGGCTTGCGATGACCCCCCGGCGCCGTACCCGCGCCGCCTGA
- a CDS encoding phosphopantetheine-binding protein, whose translation MWDDRFEQILRPFLPFLPPQEELTPESDLKDLGLDSLGTVQLLGTLEEGYQVRFRDSALTMDTFRTAGVLWDTVRGMLQSTAS comes from the coding sequence ATGTGGGACGACCGGTTCGAACAGATACTCCGCCCCTTCCTGCCGTTCCTTCCGCCGCAGGAGGAGCTGACCCCGGAGTCCGACCTGAAGGACCTCGGCCTGGACTCGCTCGGCACGGTCCAGCTCCTCGGCACGCTGGAGGAGGGATACCAGGTCCGCTTCCGCGACAGCGCGCTCACCATGGACACCTTCCGCACCGCCGGCGTGCTGTGGGACACCGTGCGGGGCATGCTGCAGAGCACCGCGAGCTGA